One Obesumbacterium proteus DNA window includes the following coding sequences:
- the trhA gene encoding PAQR family membrane homeostasis protein TrhA produces the protein MAKANIVQQGYSLAEEVANSISHGIGFILGIVGLVLLLVQAIGTGADATAIASYSLYGGSMILLFLASTLYHAISHQNIKRWLKVFDHCAIYLLIAGTYTPFLLVGLDSTLAKWLMGVIWGIALFGILFKLAFAHRFEVLSLITYLTMGWLSLIVIYQLATKLAWGGVTLLAVGGIVYTLGVIFYVSKRIPYNHAIWHAFVLGGCACHFFAIYLYV, from the coding sequence ATGGCAAAGGCAAACATTGTTCAGCAGGGATATTCACTGGCAGAGGAAGTTGCCAACAGCATCAGCCACGGAATTGGTTTCATTCTGGGGATCGTCGGCCTGGTTCTATTGTTGGTTCAAGCCATTGGCACCGGTGCCGATGCCACTGCAATCGCTAGCTATAGCCTTTACGGCGGCAGCATGATTTTGCTGTTTCTTGCATCCACGCTCTATCACGCCATTTCACATCAGAACATCAAACGTTGGCTGAAGGTGTTTGACCACTGCGCCATCTATTTATTGATCGCCGGTACCTACACCCCATTCCTACTGGTTGGATTAGATTCCACCTTAGCCAAATGGTTGATGGGGGTTATCTGGGGTATTGCGCTGTTTGGTATTTTGTTCAAACTCGCGTTTGCCCATCGCTTTGAAGTACTTTCACTTATCACCTACCTCACGATGGGATGGCTGTCATTAATTGTTATCTATCAGTTGGCAACCAAGCTGGCATGGGGGGGCGTAACGCTACTGGCCGTAGGCGGTATTGTTTATACGCTAGGGGTTATTTTCTACGTCAGTAAACGAATTCCATACAACCACGCGATCTGGCATGCGTTTGTGCTGGGCGGATGCGCCTGTCATTTTTTTGCGATTTATTTGTATGTGTAG
- a CDS encoding LysR family transcriptional regulator yields the protein MELRHLRYFVAVAQTGHFTRAAEQLGISQPPLSQQIQRLEHEVGTPLIKRLTRGIELTETGKTLYKDACEIIKLTDAALERARNVARGISGTVNIGFACSTAFNPAVFSLLHSFRENYPMMHLQPQEKEMSGLMNALEEGNIDFAFIRLPCERSKDFMCRVIDTEEMMVALPRQHPLSRNSAVSLIDLKDESLITFPREVAPSLYDQTIHACEVAGFSPNLGQQSPQLTSAISMVGGGFGMAIVPDSLSKIDEKNVVCLKLKDTLLTSDIAIAWRRGDSSHIILHLLNLL from the coding sequence ATGGAACTACGCCATTTACGCTATTTCGTCGCGGTGGCTCAGACAGGTCACTTTACGCGCGCCGCCGAACAGTTGGGGATCTCACAGCCCCCACTCAGCCAGCAAATTCAAAGACTTGAACATGAAGTTGGCACCCCGCTGATTAAGCGTTTAACACGTGGGATTGAGCTAACCGAAACGGGAAAAACACTCTACAAAGACGCCTGTGAAATCATCAAACTCACCGATGCGGCGCTTGAGCGAGCACGCAATGTCGCCCGAGGCATAAGCGGAACGGTCAATATCGGCTTCGCCTGCTCCACGGCGTTTAATCCTGCGGTTTTTTCTTTGCTGCATAGCTTTAGAGAAAACTACCCAATGATGCATCTTCAGCCGCAGGAGAAAGAGATGTCCGGTTTGATGAATGCATTAGAAGAGGGAAATATCGATTTTGCGTTTATTCGCCTGCCGTGCGAACGCAGCAAAGACTTTATGTGTCGCGTCATCGACACCGAAGAGATGATGGTGGCACTCCCTCGCCAGCATCCACTTAGCCGTAACAGCGCGGTTTCACTGATCGATCTCAAAGATGAATCGCTGATCACTTTTCCACGCGAAGTAGCCCCCAGCCTTTACGACCAAACCATTCATGCCTGTGAAGTCGCCGGATTCTCGCCCAATCTAGGCCAGCAGTCGCCTCAATTAACCTCCGCGATCAGCATGGTGGGCGGTGGTTTTGGCATGGCTATCGTGCCTGACTCGTTAAGCAAAATTGATGAGAAAAACGTGGTGTGTTTGAAGCTCAAAGACACTCTGCTAACCAGCGATATTGCCATTGCGTGGCGACGCGGCGACAGCAGCCATATTATTTTGCACTTACTCAATTTGCTGTAA
- a CDS encoding shikimate 5-dehydrogenase has translation MTKHLNKDTQVCMSLAARPSNFGTRFHNYLYDALDLDYLYKAFTTKDIKAAIGGVRALGIRGCAISMPFKEDVIPLVDEMDASAKAIDSVNTIVNTDGYLKAYNTDYLAIAQLLAQYAVSPEHVFALRGSGGMAKAVACALKDAGFKQGYIVAKNEKTGQQLASLYGYEWRPDMQGVEADVLINATPIGMSGGADADTLAFSEDEIDRAKVIFDVVALPSETPMIRYAKSQGKTVISGAEVFAIQAVEQFVLYTGIRPDHELFLDAAKYARG, from the coding sequence ATGACTAAACATCTCAATAAAGATACTCAGGTATGCATGTCGCTGGCGGCGCGCCCGAGCAACTTCGGCACACGTTTTCATAATTATCTTTATGATGCGCTCGATCTGGACTATCTCTACAAAGCCTTTACGACCAAAGATATCAAAGCGGCAATTGGTGGTGTACGTGCATTGGGGATCCGGGGTTGCGCAATCTCAATGCCGTTTAAAGAGGATGTTATCCCGCTGGTGGATGAGATGGATGCATCAGCTAAAGCCATTGATTCCGTTAACACCATTGTGAATACCGATGGCTACCTGAAAGCGTATAACACCGACTACTTAGCGATTGCCCAGCTGTTGGCGCAGTATGCCGTTTCTCCTGAACACGTGTTTGCCCTGCGTGGCAGCGGTGGAATGGCGAAGGCCGTGGCCTGTGCGTTAAAAGACGCTGGTTTTAAACAGGGCTATATTGTGGCCAAGAATGAAAAAACCGGACAGCAGCTGGCTTCACTGTATGGCTATGAGTGGCGGCCGGATATGCAGGGCGTGGAAGCCGATGTGTTAATCAACGCAACGCCTATCGGCATGAGTGGCGGAGCCGACGCTGACACGTTGGCCTTTAGCGAAGATGAGATCGACCGTGCGAAGGTTATTTTTGATGTTGTTGCTTTGCCATCAGAAACGCCGATGATTCGTTATGCCAAGTCTCAGGGGAAAACGGTGATTAGTGGCGCTGAAGTTTTTGCTATTCAAGCGGTTGAGCAGTTTGTGTTGTATACCGGCATTCGCCCCGATCATGAGCTGTTTTTGGATGCGGCCAAATACGCGCGCGGGTGA
- a CDS encoding nucleoside-specific channel-forming protein Tsx — protein MKKIILAAGTVLALSSSVTAVAADNNSEYLSDWWHQSVNVVGSAHTRFGPQLRDDTYLEYEAFAKKDWFDFYGYVDAPMFFGGDSTSRGIWNHGSPLFMEIEPRFSIDKLTGTDLSFGPFKEWYFANNYIYDMGRNSDNRQSTWYMGLGTDIDTGLPMSLSMNVYAKYQWQNYNAANENEWDGYRFKVKYFVPITEVLGGKLSYIGFTNFDWGSDLGKDSGHSELNGQRIRSSNSIASSHILALNYDHWHYSFVARYFHNGGQWQDGTELNFGKGNFDVKSTGWGYYLVAGYNF, from the coding sequence ATGAAAAAAATAATTTTAGCTGCAGGCACCGTGCTTGCACTTTCAAGCAGCGTTACCGCTGTAGCAGCAGACAACAACAGCGAATATCTTTCTGACTGGTGGCATCAAAGCGTTAACGTGGTGGGCAGCGCCCATACGCGCTTTGGACCACAGCTGAGAGACGATACTTACCTTGAGTACGAAGCTTTTGCTAAGAAAGATTGGTTCGACTTCTACGGCTACGTGGATGCGCCAATGTTCTTCGGCGGTGACAGCACCTCTCGCGGTATCTGGAACCACGGTTCCCCGCTGTTCATGGAAATTGAACCGCGCTTCTCTATTGATAAGCTGACCGGCACCGATCTGAGCTTCGGTCCGTTCAAAGAATGGTACTTCGCGAATAACTATATCTACGATATGGGTCGTAACAGCGATAACCGTCAGAGCACTTGGTACATGGGTCTGGGTACCGACATTGATACCGGCTTGCCAATGAGCCTGTCGATGAACGTGTATGCCAAATACCAGTGGCAGAACTACAATGCGGCCAACGAAAACGAATGGGACGGCTACCGTTTCAAAGTTAAATACTTCGTGCCAATCACCGAAGTATTGGGTGGCAAGCTGAGCTACATCGGCTTCACCAACTTCGATTGGGGTTCTGACTTAGGTAAAGACTCTGGCCACAGCGAACTGAATGGTCAGCGTATTCGTAGCAGCAACTCCATCGCATCTAGCCACATTTTGGCACTGAACTACGATCACTGGCACTACTCCTTCGTTGCACGTTATTTCCATAACGGTGGACAATGGCAGGATGGTACTGAGCTGAACTTCGGCAAAGGTAACTTTGACGTGAAATCTACCGGCTGGGGTTACTACCTGGTTGCGGGTTACAACTTCTAA
- the gcvH gene encoding glycine cleavage system protein GcvH, giving the protein MSNVPTELKYTASHEWVRAEGEGVYSVGITEHAQELLGDMVFIDLPEVGTSFDAGDDCAVAESVKAASDIYAPISGEIVAINDELEGAPELVNSAPYSEGWLFRIKASDEAQIAGLLDAAAYESSIED; this is encoded by the coding sequence ATGAGCAACGTGCCTACTGAATTGAAATATACCGCGTCTCACGAATGGGTTCGTGCAGAAGGCGAAGGGGTGTATAGCGTTGGTATCACCGAGCATGCACAGGAACTGCTGGGCGATATGGTCTTTATCGATCTGCCAGAAGTCGGCACATCTTTCGATGCGGGCGATGACTGTGCGGTGGCCGAGTCTGTGAAAGCGGCTTCCGATATCTATGCGCCAATTAGCGGCGAAATCGTTGCTATCAACGATGAGCTAGAAGGTGCGCCAGAGCTGGTCAACAGCGCTCCGTATTCCGAAGGCTGGCTGTTCCGCATCAAAGCATCAGACGAAGCGCAAATTGCTGGTTTGCTGGATGCCGCAGCCTACGAATCTTCAATCGAAGATTAA
- the alsS gene encoding acetolactate synthase AlsS yields MKKSDSNKAWQCGADLIVAQLEAQGVKHVFGIPGAKIDRVFNSLVDSSIETIAVRHEANAAFMAGAVGRLTGKAGVALVTSGPGCSNLITGVATATSEGDPLVALGGAVKRADHLKQVHQTMDTVTMFRPVTKYSAEVTSASALSEVLANGFRAAEFGRPGASFISLPMDILNEPVNSRVLTTQHPTLGAAPFESIVQVARRLEKAKNPVIFLGLMASQPRNADAIRRLLHKSGLPVTSTYQAAGVIDQAHFHRFAGRVGLFNNQAGDRLLRNADLVITIGYSPIEYEPAQWNNDGADLVHIDIMPAETDSDYQPDIELVGDIAETLDLLSEHIHAALDLSSDAVAILEECRQQRDLLAQKGRSLTQFAIHPLRLVRAMQDIVNSDVTLCVDMGSFHIWIARYLYSFRARQVLISNGQQTMGVALPWAIGTALVDPSRKVVSVSGDGGFMQSSMELETAVRLGVNLLHIIWVDEEYNMVAIQEDKKYHRTSGVKFGPIDFKAYAEAFGAKGFAVTSSETLESTLRAAMDVQGPAVVAVPVDYSDNALLMSQLNMSELF; encoded by the coding sequence ATGAAAAAGTCTGATAGCAATAAAGCATGGCAGTGCGGGGCGGATTTGATCGTCGCTCAGTTAGAAGCTCAGGGGGTTAAACACGTATTTGGTATCCCTGGTGCGAAAATTGATAGGGTGTTTAACTCGTTGGTTGATTCCAGCATTGAAACTATTGCCGTTCGCCACGAAGCCAACGCGGCATTTATGGCGGGAGCGGTTGGGCGTTTAACCGGTAAAGCCGGTGTTGCCTTAGTGACATCGGGACCTGGGTGCTCCAATTTAATTACCGGCGTAGCGACGGCAACCTCAGAAGGCGATCCTTTGGTGGCGCTGGGCGGGGCGGTGAAGCGTGCCGATCATCTAAAACAGGTGCATCAGACGATGGATACCGTGACGATGTTCCGTCCGGTAACCAAATATTCCGCCGAGGTGACTTCGGCATCGGCTTTGTCTGAAGTGTTGGCGAACGGTTTTCGTGCCGCCGAGTTTGGACGCCCCGGAGCCAGTTTTATCAGCTTGCCGATGGATATTCTCAATGAGCCGGTCAACAGCAGGGTGTTAACGACACAGCATCCTACTCTGGGCGCGGCTCCTTTTGAAAGTATCGTGCAGGTGGCTCGTCGGCTTGAAAAAGCGAAAAATCCGGTGATTTTTCTTGGCTTGATGGCAAGCCAGCCGCGTAACGCGGACGCTATTCGCCGCCTTTTACATAAAAGTGGGCTGCCGGTCACCAGCACTTATCAAGCCGCTGGGGTTATCGATCAGGCTCACTTCCATCGTTTTGCTGGGCGTGTCGGACTTTTCAATAATCAGGCGGGTGACCGCTTACTGCGTAACGCTGATTTGGTCATAACGATTGGCTATAGCCCAATTGAATATGAGCCAGCGCAGTGGAACAACGATGGTGCCGATTTGGTTCACATCGACATTATGCCTGCCGAAACCGATAGCGATTATCAGCCGGATATCGAGCTGGTGGGGGATATCGCAGAGACGTTAGATCTGCTATCTGAACATATTCATGCCGCGCTTGATTTAAGCAGCGACGCGGTGGCGATTTTAGAAGAGTGCCGTCAGCAGCGCGATCTTTTAGCGCAGAAAGGAAGAAGCCTAACCCAGTTTGCCATTCATCCGCTGCGCTTGGTGAGAGCCATGCAGGACATCGTGAATAGCGACGTGACGCTGTGCGTCGATATGGGGAGCTTTCATATTTGGATCGCCCGCTATTTATACAGCTTCCGTGCGCGTCAGGTGCTGATTTCAAACGGGCAGCAGACGATGGGGGTCGCGTTACCGTGGGCGATTGGCACCGCGTTGGTCGATCCTAGCCGTAAGGTGGTTTCGGTTTCCGGCGATGGTGGTTTTATGCAGTCCAGCATGGAATTGGAAACGGCAGTACGCTTAGGCGTGAATCTGTTACATATCATATGGGTAGATGAAGAATACAATATGGTAGCGATCCAAGAAGATAAGAAATACCACCGCACGTCGGGGGTTAAATTTGGCCCGATCGACTTTAAAGCCTACGCGGAAGCGTTTGGTGCCAAAGGATTTGCCGTAACGTCTTCAGAAACATTGGAAAGCACGCTGCGTGCTGCGATGGACGTACAAGGCCCAGCGGTTGTTGCCGTGCCGGTTGATTACAGCGATAACGCGCTGTTGATGAGCCAACTGAATATGAGCGAACTGTTTTAA
- the ygfZ gene encoding tRNA-modifying protein YgfZ: protein MTLNSLFAPRQSVASNHLPLTIMLLNDWQLVNVTGPDASKYLQGQLTVDVAALTEHEHTLCGHCDAKGKMWSDLRLFHRAEGFSYLVRRSVAENQITELKKYAVFSKLTISADNDAVILGVAGFKADAALAAYFPQLPDANTPAVTHEDTTLLYLSQPEARYLLITSLSTAEMLTDKLRDSAQFNNGQQWIELEIEAGQPVIDVANSGQFIPQATNLQALDGICFKKGCYTGQEMVARAKYRGANKRALYWLQGSASRVPQAGEDLELKLGENWRRTGTVLAAVQLNDGSLNVQVVLNNDLEADSVLRVRDDEGSMLTIQPLPYSLVEG, encoded by the coding sequence ATGACTTTGAACTCTCTTTTCGCGCCACGCCAATCGGTAGCCTCTAACCACCTGCCCTTAACGATAATGTTGCTCAACGATTGGCAGTTGGTAAACGTGACGGGGCCTGACGCTAGCAAATATTTGCAGGGCCAGCTAACCGTAGACGTGGCCGCACTCACTGAGCATGAACACACCCTCTGCGGGCATTGCGACGCGAAGGGAAAAATGTGGAGCGATCTGCGTTTATTCCATCGAGCAGAAGGCTTCTCTTATTTGGTACGCCGCAGCGTGGCAGAAAACCAAATCACCGAATTGAAAAAATACGCGGTGTTTTCCAAGCTCACTATCAGCGCAGACAATGATGCAGTGATCCTCGGCGTTGCTGGCTTTAAAGCCGACGCGGCACTTGCAGCCTATTTCCCGCAGTTGCCTGATGCCAACACACCGGCGGTGACACATGAAGACACCACGCTGCTCTATTTATCTCAGCCAGAAGCACGCTATTTACTGATAACCTCTTTATCCACCGCAGAAATGCTTACAGATAAGCTGCGTGATAGTGCGCAGTTCAACAACGGTCAGCAGTGGATTGAGCTTGAAATCGAAGCGGGCCAGCCAGTTATTGACGTCGCTAATAGCGGGCAGTTTATTCCACAGGCCACGAATCTTCAGGCGCTGGATGGCATCTGCTTTAAAAAAGGCTGTTACACCGGCCAAGAAATGGTGGCTCGCGCTAAATATCGCGGTGCCAACAAACGTGCGCTTTATTGGCTGCAAGGCTCTGCTAGCCGCGTGCCGCAGGCCGGTGAGGATTTAGAACTCAAGTTAGGTGAAAACTGGCGACGCACCGGAACGGTATTAGCCGCCGTTCAGCTTAACGACGGAAGTCTAAACGTTCAGGTCGTGCTCAATAACGATTTAGAAGCCGACAGCGTTCTGCGCGTTCGTGACGATGAAGGCAGCATGCTGACGATTCAACCACTGCCATATTCGTTGGTGGAAGGGTAA
- the gcvP gene encoding aminomethyl-transferring glycine dehydrogenase encodes MTQTLSQLENSESFIARHIGPSAQQQQQMLETVGARSLHELIEQIVPSDIQLPTPPAVGDAVTEHQALAELKAIAGQNQRYKSFIGMGYHGVLMPPVIQRNMLENPGWYTAYTPYQPEVSQGRLEALLNFQQLTQDLTGLELASASLLDEATAAAEAMALAKRASKLKDANRFFVAADVHPQTLDVVRTRAETFGFDVIVDDADKVLDHQDVFGVLLQQVGTYGELHDYTDLMNELKSRKVITCVAADPMALVLLAAPGKLGADVVFGSAQRFGVPMGYGGPHAAFFGCRDEFKRSMPGRIIGVSRDAAGNTALRMAMQTREQHIRREKANSNICTSQVLLANIASLYAVYHGPVGLKRIADRIHRLTDILAAGLKQKDVTVRNHSWFDTLTVAVKDKAEVLARALSFGFNLRSDIPGAVGISLDEATSREDVEALFAILLGDNHGLDIDTLDALVAEDSAGSIPAHMLRTDPILTHPVFNRYHSETEMMRYMHRLERKDLALNQAMIPLGSCTMKLNAAAEMIPITWPEFAELHPFCPPEQAMGYQMMISQLSQWLVQLTGYDAVCMQPNSGAQGEYAGLLAIRRYHESRNDAARHICLIPSSAHGTNPASAQMAGMSVVVVACDDSGNIDLHDLRAKAEQAGDELSCIMVTYPSTHGVYEETIREVCQIVHQFGGQVYLDGANMNAQVGITTPGYIGADVSHLNLHKTFCIPHGGGGPGMGPIGVKSHLAPFVPGHTVVQIDGLTTQKGAVSAAPFGSASILPISWMYIRMMGAEGLKKASQTAILNANYIATRLKSAYPILYAGRDGRVAHECILDIRPLKEQTGISEMDIAKRLIDFGFHAPTMSFPVAGTLMVEPTESESKAELDRFIDAMLAIRAEIERVSSGEWTLADNPLVNAPHIQAELVSHWEHAYSRELAVFPTESTRENKYWPTVKRLDDVYGDRNLFCSCVPISEYE; translated from the coding sequence ATGACCCAGACTCTCAGCCAGCTCGAAAACAGCGAATCCTTTATCGCTCGCCATATCGGTCCGTCTGCCCAACAGCAACAGCAAATGCTGGAAACCGTTGGTGCACGCTCTTTGCATGAATTGATCGAGCAGATCGTTCCTTCCGATATTCAGTTACCTACTCCGCCAGCGGTCGGTGATGCCGTAACGGAACATCAGGCGTTGGCTGAGCTGAAAGCCATTGCGGGTCAGAATCAGCGTTACAAATCCTTTATTGGTATGGGCTATCACGGTGTTTTAATGCCGCCGGTTATTCAGCGTAACATGCTGGAAAACCCAGGCTGGTATACCGCCTATACGCCGTATCAGCCGGAAGTTTCCCAAGGTCGTCTTGAGGCGTTGCTGAACTTCCAGCAGCTGACTCAGGATCTCACCGGTCTTGAATTAGCGTCAGCTTCCTTACTGGATGAAGCCACCGCCGCGGCGGAAGCCATGGCGTTGGCGAAGCGTGCTAGCAAGCTGAAAGATGCTAATCGTTTCTTTGTGGCCGCCGATGTTCATCCGCAAACGCTGGACGTGGTGCGTACCCGAGCTGAAACCTTTGGCTTTGATGTGATCGTTGATGATGCAGATAAAGTGCTCGATCATCAGGACGTGTTTGGCGTATTGCTGCAACAGGTGGGGACCTACGGCGAGCTGCACGACTACACCGATCTGATGAATGAACTGAAAAGCCGCAAGGTGATTACCTGCGTTGCCGCCGATCCGATGGCTCTGGTGCTGCTGGCCGCGCCGGGTAAATTGGGTGCTGACGTCGTGTTTGGTTCTGCGCAACGTTTTGGCGTACCTATGGGCTACGGTGGCCCACATGCGGCATTCTTTGGCTGTCGTGATGAGTTTAAACGTTCTATGCCAGGGCGTATTATTGGGGTTTCTCGCGATGCCGCGGGCAATACCGCACTGCGTATGGCGATGCAAACGCGTGAGCAACACATCCGCCGCGAGAAAGCGAACTCCAATATCTGTACTTCTCAAGTCTTGCTGGCGAATATTGCCAGCCTGTATGCGGTCTATCATGGCCCCGTCGGCCTGAAACGCATCGCCGATCGCATTCATCGTTTGACCGATATCTTGGCTGCGGGTCTGAAGCAAAAAGATGTGACCGTTCGCAACCACAGCTGGTTTGATACCCTCACGGTAGCCGTGAAAGACAAGGCTGAAGTATTAGCGCGTGCGCTGAGCTTTGGTTTTAACCTGCGCAGTGACATTCCGGGCGCAGTGGGGATTTCTTTAGATGAGGCGACCAGCCGCGAAGACGTTGAAGCACTGTTTGCTATTCTGCTGGGTGATAACCACGGGCTGGATATCGATACGCTGGATGCTCTCGTTGCTGAAGACAGCGCGGGCAGTATTCCTGCCCACATGCTGCGTACTGACCCGATTCTGACGCATCCTGTATTTAACCGCTATCACAGCGAAACCGAGATGATGCGCTATATGCATCGCTTGGAGCGCAAAGATTTGGCGTTGAATCAGGCCATGATCCCATTGGGCTCTTGCACCATGAAGTTGAATGCTGCTGCGGAAATGATCCCAATTACGTGGCCTGAATTTGCTGAGCTGCATCCGTTCTGCCCACCAGAGCAGGCCATGGGTTATCAGATGATGATTTCCCAGCTGTCGCAATGGCTGGTTCAGCTAACCGGCTATGATGCCGTGTGCATGCAGCCGAACTCAGGTGCACAGGGTGAATACGCGGGTCTGCTGGCCATTCGTCGCTATCACGAAAGCCGCAACGACGCTGCGCGCCATATTTGCTTAATTCCAAGCTCAGCGCATGGGACAAACCCTGCCTCGGCGCAGATGGCGGGGATGAGCGTGGTGGTGGTGGCCTGTGATGATTCTGGCAATATCGATCTGCACGATTTGCGTGCTAAAGCCGAACAGGCGGGCGACGAGCTCTCTTGTATCATGGTGACTTACCCATCAACGCACGGCGTGTATGAAGAAACTATCCGCGAAGTGTGCCAGATCGTGCATCAGTTCGGCGGGCAGGTTTACCTCGACGGTGCGAACATGAATGCGCAGGTAGGGATCACCACGCCGGGCTATATTGGCGCCGATGTGTCTCACCTCAACTTACATAAAACGTTCTGTATCCCGCACGGCGGTGGCGGACCAGGTATGGGCCCAATCGGTGTGAAATCGCATTTGGCTCCGTTTGTACCGGGCCACACCGTGGTGCAAATTGATGGTTTAACCACCCAGAAAGGCGCGGTTTCTGCGGCCCCGTTTGGTAGTGCCTCCATTCTGCCAATTAGCTGGATGTACATCCGTATGATGGGCGCAGAAGGGCTGAAGAAAGCTAGCCAGACCGCTATCCTGAATGCCAACTACATCGCCACGCGCCTGAAATCAGCGTATCCGATTCTGTACGCAGGCCGCGATGGTCGCGTCGCGCATGAATGTATTTTGGATATTCGCCCGCTGAAAGAACAAACCGGCATTAGCGAAATGGATATTGCTAAGCGTTTGATCGACTTTGGCTTCCATGCCCCAACCATGTCGTTCCCTGTTGCGGGTACATTAATGGTTGAGCCAACGGAATCTGAAAGCAAAGCCGAGTTGGATCGCTTTATCGATGCGATGCTGGCAATCCGTGCTGAAATTGAACGCGTGAGCAGCGGCGAATGGACGTTGGCGGATAACCCGCTGGTGAATGCGCCACACATTCAGGCTGAACTGGTTAGTCACTGGGAGCACGCTTATTCTCGCGAACTGGCCGTATTCCCAACGGAATCCACGCGTGAGAATAAATACTGGCCAACCGTAAAACGTCTGGATGATGTTTACGGCGACCGTAATTTATTCTGCTCTTGTGTGCCAATCTCTGAATACGAATAG
- a CDS encoding protein YgfX, translating to MDQWRCDVRVSWRTQLLLLVTHGILILLILLAPWPENYSFYWLVLLTLVVFECIRSQKQIAKIQGEFSFLADNHILWQHNEWELCKTPWISDFGALLPLKSVKKQGKKKRLWIAADSLTPEAWCHLRRTLMQTHQSD from the coding sequence GTGGACCAATGGCGTTGTGATGTACGAGTGTCATGGCGAACGCAACTCTTGTTGTTGGTTACGCATGGCATTCTGATTTTGTTGATTTTGCTAGCACCCTGGCCGGAAAACTACAGTTTTTATTGGCTAGTGTTGCTGACTTTAGTGGTGTTTGAATGTATCCGCAGTCAAAAGCAGATCGCTAAGATTCAGGGAGAGTTTAGCTTTCTGGCGGACAATCATATTCTATGGCAGCACAATGAGTGGGAGTTATGTAAGACGCCTTGGATTAGTGATTTTGGCGCATTGCTACCTTTGAAAAGTGTGAAAAAGCAGGGAAAGAAAAAGCGTTTATGGATTGCGGCAGACAGTTTGACGCCAGAAGCATGGTGTCATTTGCGCCGCACGCTGATGCAAACGCACCAGAGTGATTAA
- the sdhE gene encoding FAD assembly factor SdhE, protein MDIGNKSRIHWACRRGMRELDISIMPFFEHEYDSLSDADKQTFVRLLECDDPDLFNWLMNHGSPKDPELAHMVKLIQTRNKDRGPMAL, encoded by the coding sequence ATGGATATAGGAAATAAATCACGCATTCATTGGGCTTGCCGCCGCGGTATGCGTGAGTTGGATATCTCCATTATGCCGTTTTTCGAACATGAGTATGATTCACTGAGCGATGCAGACAAACAGACATTTGTACGCTTACTTGAGTGCGACGATCCCGATCTTTTTAATTGGCTCATGAACCACGGTTCACCCAAGGATCCTGAATTAGCGCATATGGTTAAACTTATTCAAACGCGAAACAAAGATCGTGGACCAATGGCGTTGTGA
- the budA gene encoding acetolactate decarboxylase has protein sequence MKSHPSDCSCVADIAKTAMQLQRAHPERVIYQTSLMSALLSGVYEGETTMADLLQHGDFGLGTFNHLDGEMIAFNRNIFQLRGDGSARRAKPEQKTPFAVMTFFQPTEEYRINRLHSRDEIHQVIDKMLTSQNAFCALRIDGIFRNVETRTVPEQHRPYKPMQEAIEAQPTYHIEHREGVLIGFLTPNYMQGINVAGYHEHFITAERDCGGHILDYQVESGVLTFGSIDKLLIDFPHDDDFMQADLCPANLDTAIRSVES, from the coding sequence ATGAAATCACATCCTTCTGACTGTTCATGCGTGGCAGACATCGCAAAAACGGCTATGCAGCTGCAACGTGCACACCCAGAACGCGTCATTTATCAAACTTCTCTAATGAGTGCGCTATTAAGCGGGGTTTATGAAGGGGAGACAACGATGGCCGATTTGCTCCAGCACGGAGACTTTGGCTTAGGCACCTTCAACCATCTTGATGGCGAAATGATTGCGTTTAACCGCAATATTTTCCAGCTACGTGGCGACGGCAGCGCTCGCCGTGCCAAACCTGAACAAAAAACGCCTTTTGCGGTGATGACCTTTTTCCAACCGACGGAAGAATACCGCATCAATCGTTTGCATAGCCGAGATGAGATCCATCAGGTTATCGACAAAATGCTCACCAGCCAAAATGCCTTCTGCGCGCTGCGCATTGACGGGATTTTCCGCAACGTAGAAACGCGTACCGTGCCGGAGCAGCACCGCCCTTACAAACCAATGCAGGAAGCCATTGAGGCTCAGCCGACATACCACATTGAACATCGCGAAGGGGTGTTGATTGGCTTTCTGACACCTAACTATATGCAAGGTATCAACGTTGCGGGATATCACGAGCACTTCATCACCGCGGAGCGCGACTGTGGTGGCCATATTCTTGATTATCAGGTGGAAAGCGGCGTTTTGACCTTTGGCTCTATCGATAAATTACTGATCGATTTCCCACATGATGATGATTTTATGCAGGCCGATTTGTGCCCTGCAAATTTAGATACGGCGATTCGTTCCGTTGAAAGTTAA